The following coding sequences lie in one Mesorhizobium sp. NZP2298 genomic window:
- a CDS encoding RelA/SpoT family protein — MMRQYELVERVQRYKPDVNEALLNKAYVYAMQKHGHQKRASGDPYFSHPLEVAAILTEMHMDEATIAVALLHDTIEDTTATRAEIDDLFGPEMGKLVEGLTKLKKLDLVSKKAEQAENLRKLLLAISEDVRVLLVKLADRLHNMRTLDHMPEAKRLRIAEETMDIYAPLAGRMGMQGMREELEEIAFRFINPEAYRAVTARLAEIFERNKGVLTDIEKALSALFEKHAINASVKSRQKKPWSVFRKMEAKALSFEQLSDIFGFRVVVDTVEDCYRALGAIHTTWSMVPGRFKDYISTPKQNDYRSIHTTIVGPSRQRVELQIRTREMNKIAEYGVAAHSIYKDTGGKTNGAGHAISKETNAYAWLRRTIEQLAEGDNPEDFLENTKLELFQDQVFCFTPKGMLIALPRGATPIDFAYAVHTDVGDTCVGAKVNGRIMPLMTELKNGDEVEIIRSKAQVPPAAWESVVVTGKARAAIRRATKNAIRKQYSGLGARILERAFERAGKNFTKESLKPVLHRLARKDIEDVLASVGRGELASADVMKAVFPDYKDERVTPAAPKQREEGWSKIRNAAGMLFQIPGRAARKDKDQPRDGAVPIRGVRGDLPVRFAPEGAVPGDRIVGIVQPGTGITIYPIQSPALQAFDDQPERWIDVRWDIDERTKERFPARVSVTAINAPGSLADIAQVVASNDANIHTLSMVRTAPDFTEMLIDLEVWDLKHLNRLLSQLKDNSSVSDARRVNG; from the coding sequence ATGATGCGTCAGTATGAGCTTGTCGAGCGCGTCCAGCGCTACAAGCCTGACGTCAACGAGGCATTGCTCAACAAGGCCTATGTCTATGCCATGCAGAAGCATGGCCACCAGAAGCGCGCTTCCGGCGACCCTTATTTCTCGCATCCGCTCGAAGTCGCCGCGATCCTCACTGAAATGCACATGGACGAGGCGACGATCGCCGTCGCCCTGCTGCACGACACCATCGAGGATACCACGGCGACGCGGGCCGAGATCGACGATCTGTTCGGTCCCGAAATGGGCAAGCTGGTCGAGGGCCTGACCAAGCTTAAGAAGCTTGATCTCGTGTCGAAGAAGGCGGAGCAGGCGGAAAACCTGCGCAAGCTTCTGCTGGCGATTTCGGAAGATGTCCGCGTGCTGCTGGTCAAGCTTGCCGACCGGCTGCACAACATGCGCACCCTCGACCATATGCCCGAGGCCAAACGCCTGCGCATCGCCGAGGAGACGATGGACATCTACGCGCCGCTGGCCGGGCGCATGGGCATGCAAGGCATGCGCGAAGAGCTGGAAGAGATCGCCTTCCGCTTCATCAATCCGGAAGCCTACCGTGCCGTCACCGCGCGGCTTGCCGAGATATTCGAGCGCAACAAGGGCGTGCTGACCGACATTGAAAAGGCGCTGTCGGCGTTGTTTGAAAAGCATGCCATCAACGCCAGCGTGAAGAGCCGGCAGAAGAAGCCCTGGTCGGTGTTCCGCAAGATGGAGGCCAAGGCGCTGTCCTTCGAGCAGCTGTCCGATATTTTCGGCTTCCGCGTCGTCGTCGATACGGTCGAGGATTGTTACCGGGCGCTCGGCGCCATCCACACCACATGGTCGATGGTGCCGGGCCGCTTCAAGGACTACATCTCGACGCCGAAGCAGAACGACTACCGTTCGATCCACACCACCATCGTCGGGCCGTCGCGCCAGCGCGTCGAACTGCAGATCCGCACCCGCGAGATGAACAAGATTGCCGAATACGGCGTCGCGGCGCATTCGATATACAAGGACACCGGCGGCAAGACGAACGGCGCCGGCCATGCGATCTCGAAGGAGACCAACGCCTATGCCTGGCTGCGGCGCACCATCGAGCAACTCGCCGAGGGCGACAATCCAGAGGACTTTCTCGAAAACACCAAGCTGGAGCTTTTCCAGGACCAGGTGTTCTGCTTCACGCCGAAGGGTATGCTGATCGCCTTGCCGCGCGGCGCTACACCCATCGACTTCGCCTACGCCGTGCACACTGATGTCGGCGACACCTGCGTCGGCGCCAAGGTCAATGGCCGCATCATGCCGCTGATGACGGAACTGAAGAACGGCGACGAGGTCGAGATCATCCGCTCCAAGGCGCAGGTGCCGCCGGCCGCGTGGGAATCGGTCGTCGTCACCGGCAAGGCGCGCGCCGCCATCCGTCGTGCCACCAAGAACGCCATCCGCAAGCAGTATTCCGGCCTCGGCGCGCGCATTCTGGAGCGCGCCTTCGAGCGGGCTGGCAAGAATTTCACCAAGGAAAGCCTGAAGCCGGTTCTGCACCGGCTGGCGCGCAAGGACATCGAGGATGTGCTGGCCTCCGTCGGCCGTGGCGAACTGGCCTCCGCCGACGTCATGAAGGCGGTCTTCCCCGACTACAAGGACGAGCGTGTTACGCCCGCGGCCCCCAAGCAGCGCGAGGAGGGCTGGTCGAAGATCCGCAACGCCGCCGGCATGCTATTCCAGATTCCAGGCCGCGCGGCGCGCAAGGACAAGGACCAGCCACGCGACGGCGCCGTGCCGATCCGAGGCGTGCGCGGCGACCTGCCGGTGCGCTTCGCGCCGGAAGGCGCGGTGCCGGGCGACCGCATCGTTGGCATCGTCCAGCCGGGCACCGGCATCACCATCTATCCGATCCAGTCGCCGGCGCTGCAGGCCTTCGACGACCAGCCCGAGCGTTGGATCGACGTGCGCTGGGACATCGACGAGCGCACCAAGGAACGGTTCCCAGCGCGTGTCTCGGTCACCGCCATCAATGCGCCAGGGTCGCTCGCTGATATTGCCCAGGTCGTCGCGTCCAACGACGCCAACATCCATACGCTGTCGATGGTGCGCACCGCGCCCGACTTCACCGAAATGCTGATCGATCTCGAAGTCTGGGATCTGAAGCATCTCAACCGGCTGCTGTCTCAACTCAAGGACAATTCCAGCGTCAGCGATGCACGGCGCGTGAACGGTTAA
- the rpoZ gene encoding DNA-directed RNA polymerase subunit omega, producing MARVTVEDCIDKVDNRFELVLLAGHRARQISQGAQITVPRDNDKNPVIALREIADETLSPDDLKEDLIHSLQKHVEVDEPEADGEVIADQTGGAVAAAETDDAEDNITFDRMTEEDLLAGIEGLVPPEKSDDY from the coding sequence ATGGCCCGCGTAACCGTTGAAGATTGCATCGACAAGGTCGACAACCGCTTCGAGCTGGTGCTTTTGGCCGGCCACCGTGCTCGCCAGATCAGCCAGGGCGCGCAGATCACCGTTCCTCGTGACAACGACAAGAACCCCGTCATCGCCTTGCGCGAGATCGCCGACGAGACGCTGTCGCCCGACGATCTCAAGGAAGACCTGATCCATTCGCTGCAGAAGCACGTCGAGGTCGACGAGCCCGAAGCCGATGGCGAGGTGATCGCCGATCAGACCGGCGGCGCCGTCGCTGCCGCCGAAACCGACGATGCCGAGGACAACATCACCTTCGATCGCATGACCGAGGAAGATCTGTTGGCCGGCATCGAAGGCCTTGTGCCGCCTGAGAAGAGCGACGATTACTAA
- a CDS encoding LabA-like NYN domain-containing protein, with protein sequence MFDPREKIALFIDGANLYATSRALGFDIDYRKLLSSFQKRGYLLRAYYYTALVEDQEYSSIRPLIDWLDYNGFKVVTKPAKEFTDSTGRRKIKGNMDIELTVDALELADVVDHYVIFSGDGDFRTLVEALQRRGRKVSIVSTMASQPPMISDDLRRQADHFIDLTTLKNEVGRDPSERPVRRPEPAEVEEDDY encoded by the coding sequence ATGTTCGACCCACGTGAAAAAATCGCCCTCTTCATCGACGGTGCCAATCTCTACGCCACATCGCGGGCGCTCGGCTTCGACATCGACTATCGCAAGCTGCTGTCCAGCTTCCAGAAGCGCGGCTATCTCTTGCGCGCCTATTATTATACGGCGCTGGTCGAGGATCAGGAATACTCCTCGATCCGCCCGCTGATCGACTGGCTCGACTATAATGGCTTCAAGGTGGTGACGAAGCCAGCCAAGGAATTCACCGACTCGACCGGTCGCCGCAAGATCAAAGGCAATATGGACATCGAGCTCACCGTCGATGCGCTGGAACTCGCCGACGTCGTCGACCACTATGTCATCTTTTCCGGCGATGGCGACTTCCGCACGCTCGTCGAGGCGCTGCAGCGGCGCGGCCGCAAGGTATCGATCGTCTCGACCATGGCCTCGCAGCCGCCGATGATCTCGGACGATCTGCGCCGCCAGGCCGACCACTTCATCGACCTGACGACACTCAAGAACGAAGTTGGCCGTGATCCCTCCGAACGGCCGGTGCGCCGGCCCGAACCGGCTGAAGTCGAAGAGGACGACTACTGA
- a CDS encoding uracil-DNA glycosylase, whose product MTALSHAEPDRDCPLCPRLHDFIAEWRQREPSWFNAPVPTFLPLGGEDTVQLLIVGLAPGLRGANRTGRPFTGDYAGDLLYSTLIAHGFARGEFKARPDDGLELVGTAITNAVRCVPPENKPVGAEISTCRTFLVPTIARFPNLRAVLALGSIAHQSTVRALGGRAADYPFKHGGQMEAGDITLFSSYHCSRYNTNTGVLTEAMFVNVFSQIATFLRK is encoded by the coding sequence TTGACCGCCCTCTCCCATGCCGAACCCGATCGCGACTGCCCGCTGTGCCCGCGGCTGCATGACTTCATTGCCGAATGGCGGCAGCGCGAGCCGTCCTGGTTCAACGCACCGGTGCCAACCTTCCTGCCACTGGGCGGCGAGGATACCGTCCAGCTTCTGATCGTCGGGCTGGCGCCCGGCCTGCGCGGCGCCAACCGCACCGGACGCCCCTTCACCGGCGACTATGCCGGCGACCTGCTCTACTCGACATTGATCGCGCACGGTTTTGCACGCGGTGAATTCAAGGCACGGCCCGATGACGGGCTGGAGCTTGTCGGCACCGCGATCACCAATGCGGTGCGCTGCGTGCCACCAGAGAACAAGCCGGTCGGCGCCGAGATTTCGACGTGCAGAACATTCCTGGTGCCGACCATCGCCCGCTTTCCCAACCTGCGCGCCGTTCTGGCGCTGGGATCGATCGCGCACCAATCGACCGTGCGCGCGCTGGGCGGGCGCGCCGCAGACTATCCGTTCAAACATGGCGGGCAGATGGAGGCGGGCGATATCACGCTGTTTTCGAGCTATCATTGCTCGCGCTACAACACCAATACAGGCGTTTTGACGGAAGCCATGTTCGTCAATGTATTCAGCCAGATCGCGACGTTCCTGCGGAAATGA
- a CDS encoding zinc-binding alcohol dehydrogenase family protein — MRAVGYQIPAPITDEASLVDIDLPKPEPTGRQLLVEVKAISVNPVDTKIRRSAWPEAGTWRVLGWDAAGRVVETGPDASLFKLGDDVFYSGALAPQGTNAEFHLVDERLVGRKPGSLDYAQAAALPLTAITAFEALFDRLDVKKPVMGAANAIVIIGGAGGVGSIAVQLARQLTGLTVVATASRPETRDWVLGLGAHHVVDHSRPLAAEVAALGIGAPAFVFSTTNTDRHLAEIAELIAPQGRFGLIDDPQTLDINPFKRKSVSVHWELMFTRSLFETQDMAVQGEHLNELSRLVDAGTIRTTLGETFGRINAANLKRAHALIETGTAKGKIVLEGF; from the coding sequence ATGCGCGCCGTCGGCTATCAGATCCCAGCTCCCATCACTGATGAGGCCTCCCTCGTCGATATCGACCTGCCCAAGCCAGAGCCGACAGGCCGTCAACTGCTGGTCGAGGTGAAGGCGATCTCGGTCAATCCGGTCGACACCAAGATACGCCGAAGTGCCTGGCCCGAAGCCGGAACCTGGCGGGTGCTTGGTTGGGATGCCGCCGGTCGGGTCGTTGAAACGGGTCCGGACGCCAGCCTGTTCAAGCTCGGTGACGACGTCTTCTATTCCGGTGCGCTCGCGCCGCAAGGCACCAATGCCGAATTCCACCTTGTCGATGAGCGCCTTGTCGGTCGCAAGCCTGGCTCGCTCGACTATGCGCAGGCTGCCGCGCTGCCGCTGACGGCGATCACCGCCTTCGAGGCGCTGTTCGACCGTCTTGACGTGAAGAAGCCTGTCATGGGCGCCGCGAATGCCATCGTCATCATCGGCGGCGCTGGCGGCGTCGGCTCGATTGCGGTCCAGCTTGCACGCCAACTGACCGGTCTGACAGTGGTGGCCACCGCATCGAGGCCAGAGACACGCGACTGGGTGCTTGGGCTTGGCGCCCATCATGTCGTCGACCATTCCAGGCCGCTGGCCGCCGAAGTCGCCGCGCTGGGCATCGGCGCACCAGCCTTTGTGTTCTCGACAACCAATACCGACCGGCACCTGGCCGAGATTGCCGAATTGATCGCTCCGCAGGGCCGGTTCGGGTTGATCGACGATCCCCAGACACTCGATATCAATCCGTTCAAGCGCAAGAGCGTTTCGGTCCATTGGGAGCTGATGTTCACGCGCTCGCTGTTCGAGACGCAGGACATGGCCGTGCAAGGCGAGCACCTCAACGAACTGTCACGCCTTGTCGACGCCGGCACCATCCGCACCACGCTGGGCGAAACATTCGGCCGTATCAACGCCGCCAATCTGAAGCGCGCCCATGCGCTGATCGAGACCGGCACCGCCAAGGGCAAGATCGTGCTGGAGGGGTTCTAG
- a CDS encoding winged helix-turn-helix transcriptional regulator, translating into MPRIRHERFDCSPGCTVEGTLRYIDGKWKGVVLYHLFEGTLRFNEIRRRIPNCTQRMLTNQLRELEADGLIARKIYPEVPPKVEYSLTPRGRSLEPVITALKVWGDANVTLAPEASQAAA; encoded by the coding sequence ATGCCGCGCATTCGCCATGAGCGATTCGATTGCAGCCCCGGCTGCACCGTGGAGGGAACGCTCCGCTATATCGACGGAAAGTGGAAGGGCGTCGTGCTCTACCATCTGTTCGAGGGGACGCTGCGCTTCAACGAGATACGCCGGCGCATTCCCAACTGCACGCAGCGCATGCTGACCAATCAGCTCCGCGAACTGGAAGCCGATGGGCTGATTGCCCGCAAGATCTATCCGGAAGTACCGCCGAAGGTGGAATACAGCCTGACCCCGCGCGGCAGAAGCCTGGAGCCGGTCATAACAGCCTTGAAAGTTTGGGGCGATGCGAATGTGACGTTGGCGCCGGAGGCATCGCAGGCGGCGGCTTGA
- a CDS encoding glycoside hydrolase family 25 protein: MKSRIILWGSVSLVFAALVAAGGFVYFHTYSPDRGKYPVRGIDVSHHQGEIDWRRVAAADVAFAIIKATEGGDHVDRAFATNLREARAAGLAVGAYHFFTFCRPGADQAKNFISVVPQDQPLLPPVVDIEFGGNCPQRPSPEQLNTELQAFLGPVEEAFGKTAIVYLTDEAEVAYAGQIAARPLWLRSLLVEPDRHDWIYWQYHNRGRVDGIQGDVDLNVLQGGSEKLTALLAPAH, encoded by the coding sequence TTGAAGAGCCGGATAATCCTCTGGGGATCGGTCAGCCTGGTCTTTGCAGCCCTGGTCGCAGCCGGTGGCTTCGTCTACTTCCACACATACTCCCCGGACCGTGGCAAATATCCGGTCAGAGGCATCGACGTTTCCCACCATCAGGGCGAAATCGACTGGCGGCGCGTTGCCGCCGCCGATGTCGCCTTCGCCATCATCAAGGCGACCGAGGGCGGCGATCACGTCGATCGTGCCTTTGCCACCAATCTGCGTGAGGCTCGCGCGGCTGGCCTCGCCGTCGGCGCCTATCATTTCTTCACCTTCTGCCGGCCCGGCGCCGACCAGGCGAAGAATTTCATCTCGGTCGTGCCGCAGGATCAGCCCTTGCTGCCTCCGGTCGTCGATATCGAGTTCGGCGGCAACTGTCCGCAGCGTCCATCGCCCGAACAATTGAATACCGAACTCCAGGCTTTTCTCGGACCTGTCGAGGAAGCGTTCGGCAAGACGGCGATCGTCTATCTGACCGATGAGGCCGAGGTCGCGTATGCCGGGCAGATCGCCGCGCGCCCGCTATGGCTTCGCTCTCTGCTGGTGGAACCGGATCGCCACGACTGGATCTATTGGCAGTATCACAACAGGGGGCGCGTGGATGGCATCCAGGGTGACGTCGACCTGAATGTCTTGCAGGGCGGGTCGGAGAAATTGACGGCGCTGCTTGCACCAGCGCATTGA
- the smpB gene encoding SsrA-binding protein SmpB, producing MNQVRKADPNNKTVAENRKARFSYEVLDTIEAGLVLTGTEVKSLRQGQANIQDSYASVEGGEIWLINSYLPEYLQANRFNHEPRRRRKLLLNKREMAKLSQSVDREGMTLVPLKIYFNDQGRAKLLLAVGRGKKLHDKRETEKQRDWSREKGRLLKERG from the coding sequence ATGAATCAAGTCAGAAAAGCCGATCCCAACAACAAGACCGTTGCGGAGAACCGCAAGGCGCGGTTTTCCTATGAGGTGCTCGACACGATCGAGGCCGGCTTGGTGCTGACCGGCACCGAGGTCAAGTCGCTGCGCCAGGGCCAGGCGAACATCCAGGACAGCTACGCCTCGGTCGAAGGCGGCGAGATCTGGCTGATCAATTCCTATCTGCCGGAATATCTGCAGGCCAACCGCTTCAATCACGAGCCCCGGAGGCGCCGCAAACTCCTGCTCAACAAGCGTGAGATGGCAAAGCTGTCGCAGAGCGTCGACCGCGAAGGGATGACCCTGGTGCCGCTAAAGATCTATTTCAACGATCAGGGCCGCGCCAAGCTGCTGCTCGCCGTCGGTCGCGGCAAGAAACTGCACGACAAGCGTGAGACCGAAAAGCAGCGCGACTGGTCGCGCGAGAAGGGCCGGCTCTTGAAGGAGCGTGGGTGA
- the dapA gene encoding 4-hydroxy-tetrahydrodipicolinate synthase codes for MLRGSLTALVTPFEKSGRFDEKAFRAFVEWQLAEGTTGLVPVGTTGESPTLSHDEHRHVVKVCIEVANGRAPVVAGAGSNNTAEAVGLVQYAEKAGADAALVVTPYYNKPTQRGLYEHFAAVARATKLPIIIYNIPPRSVIDMMPETMGRLAHDFKNIVGVKDATGKVERVSEQRMTCGKDFIQLSGEDASALGFNAHGGVGCISVTSNVAPRLCAEFQEATLSGDSAKALELQDRLLPLHKAIFLEPGVSGAKYALSKLGKVENVLRSPLVTVEESTAAKIDAAMKHAGLIN; via the coding sequence ATGCTGAGAGGCTCGCTTACTGCGCTCGTGACACCGTTCGAAAAGAGCGGGCGTTTCGACGAGAAAGCCTTTCGCGCATTTGTCGAATGGCAGCTCGCTGAAGGCACGACTGGCCTGGTTCCGGTGGGCACGACCGGCGAGTCGCCGACCCTGTCGCATGATGAGCATCGCCATGTCGTCAAGGTCTGCATCGAGGTCGCCAATGGCCGCGCTCCGGTCGTCGCCGGCGCCGGTTCCAACAACACCGCGGAAGCCGTCGGGCTCGTGCAATATGCCGAAAAGGCCGGCGCCGATGCCGCCCTGGTCGTCACGCCCTATTACAACAAGCCGACGCAACGCGGCCTCTACGAGCATTTCGCCGCCGTCGCCAGGGCGACGAAGCTGCCTATCATCATCTACAACATCCCGCCGCGTTCGGTGATCGACATGATGCCGGAGACGATGGGCCGGCTGGCGCACGACTTCAAGAATATCGTCGGCGTCAAGGATGCGACCGGCAAGGTTGAGCGTGTGTCCGAGCAGCGCATGACCTGCGGCAAGGATTTCATCCAGCTTTCCGGCGAGGATGCCTCGGCGCTCGGGTTCAACGCCCATGGCGGTGTCGGCTGCATCTCGGTGACGTCGAATGTCGCGCCGCGGCTGTGCGCCGAATTCCAGGAAGCAACGCTGTCCGGCGACAGTGCAAAAGCGCTTGAGTTGCAGGATCGTCTCTTGCCGCTGCACAAGGCGATCTTCCTGGAGCCCGGCGTATCCGGCGCCAAATACGCGCTGTCGAAGCTCGGCAAGGTCGAGAACGTGCTGCGTTCACCGCTGGTCACGGTCGAGGAGTCGACCGCTGCAAAGATCGACGCGGCCATGAAGCACGCCGGCTTGATAAATTAA
- a CDS encoding lytic transglycosylase domain-containing protein, with amino-acid sequence MPASRPHLFALLGAIAVLMPGVAIGGSVDVQVTSAIPMPSPQDGAQQAPSPSVAMLKSGLDALAAGDIPGARGVRDALPAQSLDQHILAWAIALYGGDKVPSGDIAAAARMLPNWPGTVALRKNSERALYRENPAPGIVIAAFGGSQPQTFEGVMVLARAYVATGNVKAARSVLSPFWRTTVLEAKDETALIKEFGGLIPAADHRFRMDRMFYADRVNSALRIAGLAGAQQFADAWAATDRGDKNALKLLKAVPASQRSAGYFFAQAEYLRKQEDFAGAAAVVMKAPTDREALVDPDAWWVERRVLSRELVDQGDMKTAYRIVATHAAESAANAAEAEFHAGWYALRGLNDPKLAATHFSRIAKLAQGPMTLSRAYYWLGRAAEVGGPGNAKDYFGRAAAFGTTFYGQLAAERVGRQALNIVYPQPSAADRQNFASREAVSAIKRLQEAGYDRYAETLYRDLAGQLTSPGELALLAVLAEKQGNHFMALKVGKIAGARGIDVGALSHPLGVIPDSANISGSGKALAYAIARQESEFNIGAVSSAGARGLLQLMPGTAKQLAKKAGLQFSQARLTTDAGYNATLGSAFLGEQLDRFNGSYVLTFAGYNAGPNRASQWVAKYGDPRGKDIDAVVDWIERIPYTETRSYVQRVMENYEVYKMRISGKYDIVGDLVNGRS; translated from the coding sequence ATGCCGGCCAGTCGGCCCCACCTCTTCGCGCTGCTTGGCGCCATCGCGGTGCTGATGCCCGGTGTGGCGATCGGCGGCAGCGTCGATGTGCAGGTCACCTCGGCGATCCCGATGCCCAGCCCGCAGGACGGGGCGCAGCAGGCGCCCTCACCCAGCGTCGCGATGCTGAAGAGCGGGTTGGACGCACTGGCGGCCGGCGATATTCCAGGCGCCCGCGGTGTGCGCGACGCGCTTCCGGCTCAATCGCTCGACCAGCATATACTGGCTTGGGCGATCGCCCTCTATGGCGGCGACAAGGTTCCGAGCGGCGATATCGCCGCGGCCGCGAGGATGCTGCCCAACTGGCCGGGCACCGTCGCCTTGCGCAAGAACAGCGAGCGCGCGCTCTATCGGGAAAACCCCGCCCCCGGCATCGTCATTGCGGCATTCGGCGGCAGCCAGCCGCAAACATTCGAAGGCGTCATGGTTCTCGCTCGCGCCTATGTGGCGACGGGCAACGTCAAGGCGGCACGCTCGGTGCTGTCGCCGTTCTGGCGCACCACGGTCCTGGAAGCCAAGGACGAGACGGCGTTGATCAAGGAATTCGGCGGTCTGATCCCTGCCGCCGACCACCGTTTTCGCATGGATCGTATGTTCTATGCCGATCGGGTGAACTCCGCCCTGCGGATTGCCGGCCTTGCCGGCGCCCAGCAGTTCGCCGATGCCTGGGCTGCAACCGACAGAGGCGACAAGAACGCGCTGAAACTGCTGAAGGCAGTGCCGGCATCCCAGCGTTCGGCCGGCTATTTCTTCGCGCAGGCCGAATATCTTCGCAAGCAGGAAGATTTTGCTGGCGCCGCCGCCGTTGTGATGAAGGCGCCGACGGACCGCGAGGCTTTGGTCGATCCGGACGCCTGGTGGGTCGAACGCCGGGTGCTGTCGCGCGAACTGGTCGACCAGGGCGACATGAAGACGGCTTACCGGATCGTCGCCACGCATGCCGCCGAAAGCGCGGCCAATGCGGCGGAGGCCGAGTTCCACGCCGGTTGGTATGCGCTGCGCGGCCTCAACGATCCCAAGCTTGCCGCGACGCATTTTTCACGTATCGCCAAGTTGGCGCAGGGGCCGATGACATTGTCGCGCGCCTATTACTGGCTCGGTCGTGCGGCGGAAGTCGGCGGGCCGGGCAATGCCAAGGACTATTTTGGGCGTGCGGCGGCCTTTGGCACGACCTTTTACGGCCAGCTTGCCGCCGAACGCGTCGGCCGCCAGGCACTCAATATCGTCTATCCCCAGCCGAGCGCTGCCGACCGGCAGAATTTTGCCAGCCGGGAGGCCGTCAGCGCCATCAAACGCCTGCAGGAGGCAGGCTACGACCGCTATGCCGAAACGCTCTACCGCGACCTTGCCGGACAGTTGACCAGCCCGGGCGAATTGGCGCTGCTCGCTGTCCTTGCCGAGAAACAAGGCAACCATTTCATGGCGCTGAAGGTCGGCAAGATCGCCGGCGCGCGCGGTATCGATGTCGGTGCGCTGTCGCATCCGCTCGGCGTCATCCCTGATTCGGCCAATATTTCCGGCTCGGGCAAGGCGCTGGCCTATGCGATCGCTCGCCAGGAAAGCGAATTCAACATCGGCGCCGTATCCAGCGCTGGCGCACGCGGGCTGCTGCAGCTGATGCCGGGAACCGCCAAGCAACTGGCGAAGAAGGCCGGATTGCAGTTTTCGCAGGCACGGCTGACCACCGACGCCGGCTACAATGCCACACTCGGTTCAGCCTTCCTTGGCGAACAGCTCGATCGCTTCAACGGCTCCTATGTGCTGACCTTCGCCGGCTACAATGCCGGCCCCAACCGGGCCAGCCAGTGGGTGGCGAAATACGGCGACCCGCGCGGCAAGGACATCGATGCGGTGGTGGACTGGATCGAGCGGATTCCCTACACGGAAACAAGAAGTTACGTACAGCGCGTGATGGAGAATTACGAAGTCTACAAGATGCGTATTTCCGGCAAATACGACATCGTCGGCGACCTCGTGAACGGGCGCAGCTGA
- a CDS encoding alpha/beta fold hydrolase: protein MPGTEGFCDLFYAAPDGLRLHALVYGEANSGHWPVVCLPGLTRNARDFHELALRLSTGSDPRKVVAFDYRGRGQSAYDPDVSHYNVGVEAGDILAGLAALGIEEAAFIGTSRGGLIIHVLGALRPAVLKAIVLNDIGPEIEPAGLAHIRSYLERAPKPKTFTEVVNVQRHVHGQDFPALTDADWTRMVGALYRETDQGLLPDFDPKLVDTIASLDLSQPLPALWPQFDALAAIPLLTVRGANSRLLSTQTLDEMRKRHPGTETITVTGQGHAPFLETGSLPGDIAAFLDRAERQD, encoded by the coding sequence ATGCCTGGTACCGAAGGCTTTTGCGACTTGTTCTACGCCGCGCCAGATGGGCTGAGACTTCATGCGCTCGTCTATGGCGAAGCGAATTCCGGACATTGGCCGGTCGTCTGCCTGCCTGGCCTGACCCGCAACGCACGAGATTTTCATGAGCTGGCGCTGCGCCTTTCAACGGGCTCCGATCCGCGCAAGGTGGTTGCCTTCGACTATCGCGGGCGCGGGCAATCGGCCTATGACCCCGATGTCAGCCATTATAATGTCGGCGTCGAGGCCGGCGACATCCTTGCCGGTCTGGCAGCACTGGGCATCGAGGAGGCGGCTTTCATCGGCACCTCACGCGGTGGGCTGATCATCCATGTGCTCGGCGCCCTGCGACCGGCAGTGCTGAAAGCCATTGTTCTGAATGATATCGGGCCGGAGATCGAGCCGGCCGGCCTCGCCCATATCCGGTCCTATCTTGAACGCGCGCCGAAGCCGAAGACCTTCACTGAAGTGGTGAATGTCCAACGCCATGTTCATGGCCAGGACTTTCCCGCACTCACCGACGCCGACTGGACGCGAATGGTGGGGGCGCTCTACCGTGAGACGGATCAAGGGCTGTTGCCGGATTTTGACCCGAAGCTGGTCGACACCATTGCGAGTCTCGACCTGTCGCAACCATTGCCCGCGCTCTGGCCGCAGTTCGACGCGTTGGCGGCCATTCCCTTGCTCACTGTCCGCGGCGCCAATTCGAGATTGCTGTCGACCCAAACGCTGGATGAGATGCGAAAGCGCCATCCTGGCACCGAGACGATCACCGTCACGGGTCAGGGGCACGCACCATTCCTCGAAACCGGCAGTCTGCCTGGCGATATAGCGGCCTTTCTTGATCGGGCTGAGCGCCAAGACTGA